A part of Olleya sp. Bg11-27 genomic DNA contains:
- a CDS encoding alpha-amylase family glycosyl hydrolase yields MKKIILSLAILTVFACKEEQKQTETKAVSEEKVVLKSISDSVLETAVIYEANIRQYSPEGTFEQFTKDIPQLKQIGVKVIWLMPIFPISETKRKATGGADSKFASEFPEAEQDKYLGSYYAVSDFTKINPEFGTIEDFRTLLTTAHDNGIYVILDWVPNHTGWDHTWLKTNPEFYTQNDKGEVVHPLDTDWTDVADLNYDNQEMRKAMIKDMSYWLTEEGVDGFRCDVAGSVPTNFWQQAIPELRAKKDIFMLAEAWKPELLEDGLFDMGYGWDRHHAMNHIAKGDSDVSEWYTVMKTDAERYATNDILMNFVTNHDENSWNGTVKERMGEASEMMTTLSFLTPGMPLIYSGQEFDLDHRLLFFEKDSFPHTKGNTWALLEKLATLKQSNKALYGGKAPAKYTPIDNGTAILSFSRTNGGDEVVFIANVSKASVNANLPQKGQYLDFMTNQTVVLKGDAIPLAANEYKVFVKQN; encoded by the coding sequence ATGAAAAAAATAATTTTATCCTTAGCAATCCTTACTGTTTTTGCATGTAAAGAAGAACAAAAACAAACTGAAACAAAAGCAGTTTCAGAAGAAAAAGTAGTACTTAAATCCATATCGGATTCAGTTTTAGAAACTGCTGTTATTTATGAAGCTAATATCAGACAATATTCCCCAGAAGGGACCTTTGAACAATTCACAAAGGACATTCCGCAGTTAAAACAAATAGGTGTAAAAGTGATTTGGTTAATGCCCATTTTTCCTATTTCGGAAACAAAACGTAAAGCAACTGGAGGAGCGGATAGTAAGTTTGCATCTGAGTTTCCAGAAGCAGAACAAGATAAATATTTAGGAAGTTATTATGCAGTATCTGATTTTACTAAAATCAATCCGGAATTTGGAACGATTGAAGATTTTAGAACATTATTAACGACTGCTCATGATAACGGGATTTATGTAATTTTGGATTGGGTGCCTAATCATACAGGTTGGGATCATACCTGGTTAAAGACTAATCCAGAATTTTACACACAAAATGATAAAGGAGAAGTAGTACATCCTTTGGATACGGATTGGACGGATGTTGCAGATTTAAATTACGACAATCAAGAGATGCGTAAGGCAATGATTAAAGATATGAGCTATTGGTTGACAGAAGAAGGTGTTGATGGTTTTAGATGTGATGTGGCAGGTTCTGTGCCAACCAATTTTTGGCAACAAGCTATTCCTGAATTACGCGCTAAAAAAGACATTTTTATGCTAGCTGAAGCTTGGAAGCCAGAATTGTTAGAAGACGGTTTATTTGATATGGGATATGGATGGGATAGACATCATGCCATGAACCATATTGCAAAAGGAGACAGTGATGTGTCAGAATGGTATACTGTGATGAAAACAGATGCTGAGCGTTATGCAACCAATGATATTTTAATGAATTTTGTAACCAATCATGATGAAAACTCATGGAATGGTACTGTAAAAGAACGTATGGGAGAGGCTTCAGAAATGATGACAACCTTAAGTTTTTTAACGCCAGGAATGCCATTAATTTATTCGGGACAAGAGTTTGATTTAGATCACAGGTTATTATTCTTTGAAAAAGATAGTTTCCCACATACCAAAGGAAACACATGGGCATTATTAGAAAAATTAGCAACGCTAAAACAAAGTAATAAAGCATTGTACGGAGGAAAAGCACCAGCAAAATATACACCGATTGATAACGGAACAGCTATCTTGTCTTTTTCAAGAACAAATGGAGGTGATGAGGTTGTTTTTATTGCTAATGTGTCTAAAGCAAGTGTAAACGCAAATCTGCCACAAAAAGGGCAATATCTTGATTTTATGACCAATCAAACGGTCGTGTTAAAAGGAGATGCTATTCCATTGGCTGCTAATGAATACAAAGTCTTTGTAAAGCAGAATTAA
- a CDS encoding glycoside hydrolase family 97 protein — MKKLLIILVLSLFLASCTSKKEIITEVSSPSDNIKIAFNLNAEGQAYYQVFFNNKTVVDTSYLGFDFSNTTSLSKNLQLINSSVTSTNQTWDMVWGEQETVVNNYNVLKLELQEKTDLKRKVNIVFKAYDDGLGFRYEFPKQDNWDEALITNENTQFNLTEDYKTFWIPGDWDIYEHLYNTTKLSEVNALKYANHSNLAQTYIPENAVNTPVTMVGADGTHLSFHEAALVDYSGMTLKVDTDNFSLTSNLVGSKNTVYKVKRGLPFNTPWRTIQIAKDAPELIESKLIVNLNEPNKLGDMSWFQPMKYTGVWWEMHLGKSTWDYGMTRDDGGNWIDTGKAHGKHGATTENVKRFIDFSAKNNIKGVLVEGWNTGWEHWIGFEDREGVFDFVTPYPDYDLKEVVRYGKEKGVDIIMHHETSAATATYTKQQDAAFALMQSLGIHTVKTGYVGRILPKGEYHHGQYMVKHYNNTVEKAAKYQVAINAHEPIKATGLRRTYPNTISREGLRGQEFNAWSSDGGNPPEHLSIVAFTRMLSGPVDFTPGIFNIKFDEYKKDNQVNTTLAQQLALYVVIYSPVQMAADLVEHYEANPKPLQFIKDVGVDWSATKVLNGVVGDYVTIARKERKTGNWFLGSITDENKRSLEVKFDFLDDNQEYTAIIYKDGKNAHWNDNPLDLEIETITLKKNETLTLNLAEGGGVAISIIKK; from the coding sequence ATGAAAAAACTATTAATAATACTAGTGTTGAGTTTGTTTTTAGCGTCCTGTACTTCTAAAAAAGAAATAATAACAGAAGTAAGTTCTCCTAGTGATAATATAAAAATTGCGTTTAATCTTAATGCAGAAGGACAAGCATACTATCAAGTGTTTTTCAATAATAAAACAGTTGTAGATACCTCGTATTTAGGTTTCGATTTTAGTAATACAACGTCATTAAGTAAAAATTTACAATTGATTAATTCTTCTGTAACTTCAACAAACCAAACTTGGGATATGGTTTGGGGAGAACAAGAAACTGTAGTTAACAATTACAACGTGTTAAAACTAGAATTACAAGAAAAAACAGACTTAAAACGTAAAGTGAATATCGTATTTAAGGCTTATGACGATGGTTTAGGGTTTAGATACGAATTCCCAAAACAAGACAATTGGGATGAAGCTTTAATAACAAACGAGAATACCCAATTTAATTTAACTGAAGATTATAAAACATTTTGGATTCCTGGTGATTGGGATATTTACGAGCATTTATATAACACAACAAAGTTATCTGAAGTTAATGCTTTAAAATATGCTAATCATAGTAATTTGGCACAAACGTACATACCAGAAAATGCAGTAAATACACCTGTAACTATGGTTGGAGCAGATGGTACACATTTAAGTTTTCACGAAGCTGCTTTGGTCGATTATTCAGGAATGACATTAAAAGTAGATACTGATAATTTTAGTTTAACTAGTAATTTAGTAGGTTCTAAAAACACAGTATATAAAGTAAAGCGTGGTTTGCCTTTTAATACACCTTGGCGAACGATTCAAATCGCGAAAGATGCACCAGAATTAATCGAATCTAAACTTATTGTCAATTTGAACGAGCCTAATAAATTAGGAGATATGTCTTGGTTTCAACCTATGAAATATACAGGAGTTTGGTGGGAAATGCATTTAGGGAAATCGACTTGGGATTACGGTATGACACGTGATGATGGAGGGAATTGGATAGATACAGGAAAAGCGCATGGTAAGCATGGTGCAACTACAGAAAATGTAAAACGGTTTATAGATTTTTCAGCAAAAAATAATATTAAAGGTGTGTTAGTTGAAGGTTGGAATACTGGTTGGGAACATTGGATAGGTTTTGAAGATAGAGAAGGTGTTTTTGATTTTGTTACTCCTTACCCAGATTACGATTTAAAAGAAGTGGTGCGTTACGGAAAAGAAAAAGGAGTAGATATTATTATGCATCACGAAACGTCTGCAGCAACAGCAACATATACGAAGCAACAAGATGCAGCATTCGCACTCATGCAAAGTTTAGGTATTCATACAGTAAAAACAGGCTATGTTGGAAGAATTTTGCCAAAAGGAGAATACCATCATGGTCAGTATATGGTAAAACATTATAATAATACTGTTGAAAAGGCAGCTAAATACCAAGTGGCAATTAATGCTCACGAACCAATAAAAGCAACAGGTTTACGTAGAACGTATCCAAATACGATTTCTCGCGAAGGATTAAGAGGTCAGGAGTTTAACGCTTGGTCAAGTGATGGAGGTAATCCTCCAGAGCATTTATCTATAGTTGCATTTACTAGAATGTTGTCTGGTCCAGTGGATTTTACTCCAGGAATTTTCAATATTAAGTTTGATGAGTATAAAAAAGACAATCAGGTTAATACCACTTTAGCACAGCAACTAGCATTATACGTTGTTATTTATAGTCCAGTACAAATGGCTGCCGATTTAGTAGAGCATTATGAGGCTAACCCAAAACCATTACAGTTTATAAAAGATGTTGGTGTAGATTGGAGTGCTACTAAAGTATTAAATGGGGTAGTAGGTGACTATGTAACTATCGCTAGAAAAGAACGAAAAACAGGTAACTGGTTTTTAGGAAGTATTACCGATGAAAATAAACGCAGTTTAGAAGTTAAGTTTGACTTTTTAGACGATAATCAAGAGTATACAGCAATCATTTATAAAGACGGAAAAAATGCACATTGGAATGATAATCCATTGGATTTAGAAATAGAAACAATAACCTTAAAGAAAAACGAGACACTTACTTTAAATTTAGCTGAAGGTGGTGGTGTCGCAATAAGTATTATAAAAAAATAA
- a CDS encoding alpha-amylase family glycosyl hydrolase, translating into MRKGILLLAITMLIFSCKTKKKEAQDLAENQKPKTMETPFVWEAANLYFLLTDRFNNGDKTNDISYGRTKETGVLRGFEGGDLKGITQKIEAGYFTDLGVNAIWMSPIVEQIHGATNEGTGNTYGYHGYWTKDWTTIDANLGNKADLKNLVDAAHKKGIRVLLDAVINHTGPVTEQDPVWPSDWVRTGPQCDYKNYDNTVTCTLVENLPDIKTESNEAVALPPELVKKWKAEGRYEQEVAELDAFFKATGYPRAPRFYIMKWLSDYITDFGIDGYRVDTVKHTEAYVWQEFKSICDNAFAEFKQNNPDKVLDDTDFYMVGEVYNYGISAGTAFDFGDKKINYFDKAFNSLINFEFKWNAAQQTYEEQFKTYDSILNNDLKNYGILNYLTSHDDGQPFDANREKAFETATRLLLSPGTAQIYYGDESARDLTVEGTVGDATLRSNMNWEELSQKQDLLIHWQKLGQFRRNHPAVGAGQHKMISETPYLFSRSYSKGEYKDDVVIGLDLPKGKQTITVSSVFENGTTVKDFYSGQTLEVKNGTVTIATDANIILIEKQKF; encoded by the coding sequence ATGAGAAAAGGGATACTTTTATTAGCAATTACAATGCTTATTTTCAGTTGTAAAACTAAGAAAAAAGAAGCGCAAGACTTAGCCGAAAATCAAAAACCAAAGACTATGGAAACACCTTTTGTTTGGGAAGCAGCAAACTTATATTTTCTGTTAACGGATCGTTTTAATAATGGCGATAAAACCAACGATATTAGCTACGGACGTACAAAAGAAACAGGCGTTTTACGTGGTTTTGAAGGTGGCGATTTAAAAGGGATTACCCAAAAGATTGAAGCGGGTTATTTTACCGATTTAGGGGTTAATGCGATTTGGATGTCTCCAATTGTGGAGCAAATTCACGGTGCAACCAATGAAGGAACAGGAAACACGTATGGATATCATGGGTATTGGACTAAAGATTGGACTACTATTGATGCCAATCTAGGAAACAAAGCAGACCTTAAAAATTTAGTAGATGCGGCGCATAAAAAAGGTATTCGGGTGTTGCTAGATGCAGTAATTAATCACACAGGTCCAGTTACAGAACAAGATCCTGTTTGGCCAAGTGATTGGGTAAGAACGGGACCACAATGTGACTATAAAAATTACGATAATACAGTAACATGTACGTTAGTTGAGAATCTTCCAGATATAAAAACAGAAAGCAATGAGGCTGTCGCTTTACCACCTGAATTAGTCAAAAAGTGGAAAGCAGAAGGGCGTTATGAGCAAGAGGTCGCAGAGTTAGATGCGTTTTTTAAGGCAACGGGTTATCCTCGCGCACCTCGTTTTTATATCATGAAATGGTTAAGCGATTATATCACTGATTTTGGAATTGATGGTTACAGGGTAGATACCGTAAAACATACCGAAGCTTATGTTTGGCAAGAGTTTAAGTCGATTTGTGATAACGCTTTCGCGGAATTTAAGCAGAACAACCCTGATAAGGTATTAGATGATACTGACTTTTATATGGTCGGAGAAGTTTATAATTACGGAATTTCGGCAGGAACTGCTTTTGATTTTGGAGATAAAAAAATCAACTATTTTGACAAAGCATTTAATAGCTTAATCAATTTTGAATTTAAATGGAATGCGGCGCAACAAACGTATGAAGAGCAGTTTAAGACCTACGATAGTATTTTAAATAATGACTTAAAAAATTATGGTATTTTAAATTATTTAACCTCTCATGACGATGGGCAACCTTTTGATGCTAATAGAGAAAAGGCATTCGAAACTGCTACCCGTTTATTATTGTCTCCAGGAACTGCTCAAATCTATTATGGAGATGAGTCTGCAAGAGATTTAACTGTGGAAGGTACTGTAGGAGATGCAACGTTAAGAAGTAACATGAATTGGGAAGAATTATCTCAAAAACAGGACTTATTAATCCATTGGCAAAAACTAGGTCAATTTAGACGTAATCATCCAGCAGTAGGAGCAGGACAACATAAGATGATAAGCGAGACGCCTTACCTTTTTAGTAGAAGTTATAGTAAAGGGGAGTATAAAGATGACGTTGTTATTGGTTTAGACTTACCTAAAGGAAAACAAACTATTACGGTGTCTTCTGTGTTTGAAAACGGAACAACAGTTAAAGATTTTTATTCGGGACAAACATTAGAAGTTAAAAATGGAACGGTTACAATTGCAACAGATGCAAACATTATTTTAATAGAAAAACAGAAATTTTAA
- a CDS encoding TIM-barrel domain-containing protein yields MKNLLYILSFLLFQIASAQVTIIIEELPKDTPKEATIFISGDFEGWSGGKKEYQLVQENGKYSITLPKTEGQINFKFTQGSWKSAESTNAGLALDNRVYKFKTTKDTLNVKIEGWINLFDVKTVSTASKNVSIISETFNIPQLNRKRRVWIYLPPDYNSSKQDYPVVYMHDGQNLFDAKTSGYGEWNVDETLDKLFKDKNLKLIVVGIDHGDSKRLDEYSPWVNSKYGGGEGEAYVDFIVNTLKPYIDANFDTKKDRNNTAVFGSSMGGLISHYAALKYPEIFGKAGVYSPSYWFAPESVTAFSKTHANLKDTKFYFLAGGKEGDNTAYNEISQTVIDMEDMITVLQDNGFAEDNIQSKVVPEGKHNEALWRNNFAEAITWLFEDTIEKREFVSAGFKNNQLEVTVSDGIYNIQFYSPEITETTFVPTADNQKLKPSHAVVLKEAFSDINYNENDAEIILQSKGVTVKITKAPFYIGYWYNGKEVTSEKNGYQKTDDFETISFSLKPDEVLYGGGARALGMNRRGNRLELYNKAHYGYEDRSELMNYTMPIVVSSNKYLIHFDNAPIGFLDLDSKKDNTLTYETISGRKTYQIVVGDSWLDLTKNYTQLTGRQPMPPRWALGNFSSRFGYHSQQEVEATVQKFRDEKIPLDAIIIDIFWFGKTVQGTMGNLAFDRDSFPNPKQMIKGLQDNNVKTVLVTEPFVLTTSKRWEEAVKEDVLAKDTLGNPFTFDFYFGNTGLIDIYNPKGKQWFQNIYKDLSDLGVSGVWGDLGEPEVHPKGLQHATGTADEVHNIYGHNWAELVQEMYSKNAPNTRPFILMRAGSSGSQRFGMIPWSGDVNRTWGGLQSQPEIALQMGLQGLAYMHSDLGGFAGANLDDELYARWLQYGVFQPIYRPHAQEDVPAEPVFRSDKAKALAKQAIELRYKLLPYNYNLVFENNQTGAPLMRALFFEEEDNEKLKTKASTYLWGNDFLVTPIVNPNQTETEVYFPKNSNWFDFYTDKKVNGGQALSVKTEENNIPTYVRGGAFIPTAKPMQSTAEYNGNTLDLHYYFDASVSESKRTLYNDDGATKNAFEKGKYEILEFHSKTTKKALELQFDAEVGSNYATTSKKIKVVIHNFPSDPKRIKTDNKKLDFNYNQISKILSFDVQWNPSSAIKTQIKY; encoded by the coding sequence ATGAAAAATTTATTATACATATTATCTTTTTTGCTATTTCAAATAGCATCAGCACAAGTCACAATAATTATTGAAGAACTTCCAAAAGATACACCAAAAGAAGCAACAATTTTTATTTCTGGCGATTTTGAAGGCTGGTCTGGTGGTAAAAAAGAATATCAATTAGTTCAGGAAAATGGAAAGTATTCGATAACACTTCCAAAGACTGAAGGGCAAATCAATTTCAAATTCACACAAGGGTCTTGGAAATCTGCCGAGAGTACAAATGCTGGTTTGGCATTAGATAACCGTGTTTATAAATTCAAGACAACCAAGGATACTTTAAACGTTAAGATTGAAGGCTGGATTAACCTATTTGATGTCAAAACGGTGTCTACAGCGTCAAAAAATGTTTCTATTATTTCAGAAACTTTTAATATCCCACAACTTAATAGAAAACGTCGTGTATGGATCTATTTACCTCCAGATTATAATAGTTCCAAACAAGATTATCCTGTAGTTTATATGCACGATGGTCAAAACTTATTTGATGCTAAAACATCGGGTTATGGCGAATGGAATGTCGACGAAACCTTAGATAAATTATTTAAAGACAAAAACCTAAAACTAATCGTTGTTGGTATAGATCACGGGGACTCAAAACGTCTTGACGAATATTCCCCTTGGGTAAATAGTAAATATGGTGGAGGGGAAGGAGAAGCGTATGTAGATTTTATTGTGAATACATTAAAACCATACATTGATGCTAATTTCGACACTAAAAAAGATAGGAATAACACTGCTGTTTTTGGAAGCTCTATGGGTGGTTTAATTTCGCATTATGCAGCTTTAAAATATCCTGAAATTTTTGGTAAGGCTGGTGTCTACTCACCTTCCTATTGGTTTGCTCCAGAATCCGTAACTGCCTTTTCAAAAACACATGCTAATCTTAAAGATACCAAATTCTATTTCTTAGCAGGTGGAAAAGAAGGTGATAATACAGCATATAATGAGATTAGCCAAACAGTAATAGACATGGAGGACATGATTACTGTTTTACAAGACAATGGTTTTGCAGAGGATAACATACAATCCAAAGTGGTTCCTGAAGGCAAGCATAATGAAGCCTTATGGCGAAATAACTTTGCAGAAGCAATTACATGGTTATTTGAAGACACAATTGAAAAACGAGAATTTGTAAGTGCAGGTTTTAAAAACAATCAATTAGAGGTTACTGTTTCTGATGGTATTTATAATATTCAGTTTTATTCGCCAGAAATTACAGAAACAACATTTGTTCCTACAGCAGATAATCAGAAATTAAAACCATCACATGCGGTTGTTTTAAAAGAGGCTTTTTCGGATATCAATTATAATGAAAATGATGCAGAAATAATATTACAATCTAAAGGGGTAACTGTAAAAATAACCAAGGCACCTTTTTATATTGGGTATTGGTATAATGGAAAGGAAGTAACTTCAGAAAAAAATGGCTACCAAAAAACGGATGACTTTGAAACCATTAGTTTCAGCTTAAAACCAGACGAAGTTTTATACGGCGGAGGCGCAAGAGCGTTAGGCATGAACCGAAGAGGAAACCGATTAGAGTTATACAACAAAGCGCATTATGGTTATGAAGACCGTAGTGAATTAATGAATTACACGATGCCAATTGTGGTGTCTTCAAACAAGTATTTAATTCATTTTGATAATGCGCCCATTGGCTTTTTAGATTTAGATTCTAAAAAAGATAATACACTGACTTACGAAACCATTTCAGGTAGAAAAACCTATCAAATTGTGGTTGGCGATTCTTGGTTAGATCTAACAAAAAACTACACGCAATTAACAGGAAGACAACCGATGCCACCGCGATGGGCTTTGGGTAATTTTTCTAGTCGCTTTGGCTATCATTCGCAACAAGAAGTCGAAGCAACGGTTCAGAAGTTTAGAGACGAGAAGATTCCGTTAGATGCCATAATTATTGACATTTTTTGGTTTGGAAAAACCGTCCAAGGAACAATGGGAAATTTAGCATTTGATCGCGATTCATTTCCTAATCCAAAACAGATGATAAAAGGACTGCAGGATAATAACGTAAAAACGGTATTGGTAACAGAGCCGTTTGTATTAACCACATCTAAACGTTGGGAGGAAGCAGTTAAAGAAGATGTTTTAGCAAAAGATACGCTTGGAAACCCATTTACATTCGATTTTTATTTTGGTAATACAGGACTGATAGATATTTATAACCCAAAAGGCAAACAATGGTTTCAAAACATCTATAAAGACTTATCGGATTTAGGTGTTTCTGGTGTTTGGGGCGATTTAGGAGAGCCAGAAGTGCATCCTAAAGGATTACAACACGCCACAGGAACAGCAGACGAAGTTCATAATATTTATGGTCATAATTGGGCAGAATTAGTGCAAGAGATGTATAGTAAGAATGCGCCAAATACAAGACCATTTATTTTGATGCGTGCAGGAAGTTCGGGTTCGCAACGTTTTGGAATGATTCCTTGGTCGGGAGATGTTAATCGTACATGGGGCGGATTACAATCGCAACCAGAAATCGCATTACAAATGGGGCTGCAAGGATTGGCGTATATGCATAGTGATTTAGGAGGTTTTGCAGGCGCTAATTTGGATGACGAGTTATACGCACGTTGGTTACAGTATGGTGTTTTTCAACCTATTTATAGACCGCATGCACAAGAAGATGTGCCAGCAGAACCTGTGTTTAGAAGTGATAAAGCTAAAGCCTTAGCGAAACAGGCTATCGAATTACGTTATAAATTATTACCATATAATTATAACTTGGTGTTTGAAAACAACCAAACTGGAGCACCTTTAATGCGTGCCTTATTTTTTGAAGAAGAAGACAATGAGAAGTTGAAAACTAAGGCTTCAACATACCTTTGGGGGAATGACTTTTTAGTGACACCAATTGTAAATCCTAATCAAACGGAAACAGAAGTTTACTTTCCTAAAAACAGTAATTGGTTTGATTTTTACACGGACAAAAAGGTAAACGGAGGACAAGCACTTTCCGTGAAAACGGAAGAAAATAACATTCCGACATACGTTCGTGGTGGTGCTTTTATTCCGACCGCAAAACCAATGCAAAGTACAGCGGAGTATAACGGAAACACATTGGACTTACATTACTATTTTGATGCATCGGTTTCAGAAAGTAAGCGTACACTTTATAATGATGACGGAGCTACTAAAAATGCTTTTGAAAAAGGGAAATATGAGATTTTAGAGTTTCATTCTAAAACCACTAAAAAAGCGCTAGAGCTTCAGTTTGACGCTGAGGTTGGTTCTAATTACGCAACAACAAGCAAAAAAATAAAGGTGGTGATTCATAATTTTCCATCGGACCCGAAGCGTATAAAAACAGACAATAAAAAATTAGATTTCAATTATAACCAAATTAGTAAGATTTTAAGTTTTGATGTGCAATGGAATCCTTCATCAGCCATCAAAACACAAATAAAATATTAA
- a CDS encoding glycoside hydrolase family 13 protein, translated as MTKLIHIALIVLISVSFSCKEKVGNAKVSEVVTEVKNDIERIEPPNWWVGFKNQQLQLLVKHPNISEAKASIKYPGVSIDKAHKADSPNYLFLGLSIAEHAKAGQFNIYFDFKNGTQLVQTYQLKDRESEAADIQGFDSSDAIYLITPDRFANGDTSNDIDVNLNEKTINRADDYGRHGGDIKGIINHLDYIQEMGFTQIWSCPLLTNDMPESSYHGYAMTDFYQVDPRFGTLEEYQELAAKAKEKGIGLIIDQVANHCGSQHWWMQDLPFKDWVNQQSNFETKQPLANSNHRRTSNQDLYASNRDKTEMTEGWFSARMPDLNQRNPFMANYIIQNSIWWIETLQVSGIRQDTYPYPDKIFMSDWAGAIMDEYPNFSIVGEEWSYNPLLIGYWQKGHENKDGYQSNLRSTMDFAMQNNIVEALNQEESWDKGLVKIYEGLANDFAYASPEDIMIFPDNHDMSRIFTQLKGDVPNTKMALSYLLSLPRIPQLYYGTEILMDDFAKPGDHGLIRTDFPGGWEGDTVNAFSGEGLTDAQKDMQSFLKKVLNYRKTSAAIHDGKTMHFAPFMGTYVLFRSIKEETVVVIINKNETPMTIDLKRFEEVGLHGKTLKNIISGETFKWQDKIILNERGSLLLTTKL; from the coding sequence ATGACAAAATTAATACACATAGCATTAATCGTTTTAATTAGTGTTAGTTTTTCATGTAAAGAAAAGGTTGGCAACGCTAAAGTTTCTGAGGTTGTAACCGAAGTTAAAAATGACATAGAAAGGATTGAACCTCCTAATTGGTGGGTTGGTTTTAAAAATCAACAACTCCAGTTATTAGTCAAACATCCTAATATTTCTGAAGCAAAAGCAAGCATAAAGTATCCAGGTGTTTCTATTGATAAAGCTCATAAGGCAGATAGTCCTAATTATTTGTTTTTAGGATTGTCTATAGCGGAGCATGCCAAAGCAGGACAGTTTAATATTTATTTCGATTTTAAAAACGGAACGCAACTTGTACAAACCTACCAATTAAAAGATAGGGAAAGCGAGGCTGCGGATATACAAGGATTTGATAGTAGTGATGCTATTTATCTAATAACGCCTGATCGTTTTGCAAATGGAGATACTTCTAATGATATAGATGTCAATTTAAACGAGAAAACCATAAACAGAGCAGACGATTATGGTAGACATGGTGGTGATATAAAAGGGATCATAAATCATTTGGATTATATTCAGGAGATGGGGTTTACCCAAATTTGGTCGTGTCCATTGTTAACTAATGATATGCCCGAATCGTCATATCATGGCTACGCAATGACGGATTTTTATCAAGTAGATCCTCGTTTTGGAACTCTAGAAGAGTATCAAGAATTAGCTGCAAAAGCTAAAGAAAAAGGTATTGGTTTAATCATTGATCAAGTCGCAAACCATTGTGGAAGCCAACATTGGTGGATGCAAGATTTACCGTTTAAAGATTGGGTTAATCAGCAATCTAATTTTGAAACGAAACAACCATTAGCTAATTCTAATCACAGACGTACAAGTAATCAAGATTTGTATGCTTCAAATCGTGATAAGACCGAAATGACTGAAGGTTGGTTTAGCGCAAGAATGCCAGATTTAAATCAGCGTAATCCGTTTATGGCTAACTATATAATTCAGAATAGTATTTGGTGGATTGAAACCTTACAAGTAAGCGGAATCAGACAAGATACTTATCCTTATCCAGACAAAATTTTTATGTCGGATTGGGCTGGAGCTATCATGGACGAGTATCCTAATTTTAGTATTGTAGGAGAGGAATGGAGTTATAACCCATTACTAATTGGGTATTGGCAAAAAGGGCATGAGAATAAAGACGGTTACCAATCTAATTTAAGGTCAACCATGGATTTTGCAATGCAAAACAATATTGTGGAGGCTTTAAATCAAGAAGAATCTTGGGATAAAGGTTTGGTTAAAATATATGAAGGCTTAGCAAACGATTTTGCATATGCCTCTCCAGAAGATATTATGATATTTCCGGATAATCATGATATGAGTCGCATTTTTACACAATTAAAAGGGGATGTGCCAAACACGAAAATGGCATTGAGTTATTTGCTTAGCTTACCTAGAATTCCGCAATTATATTATGGTACAGAAATACTAATGGACGACTTTGCAAAACCTGGAGACCATGGTTTGATTCGTACTGATTTCCCAGGAGGATGGGAAGGTGATACTGTTAATGCATTTTCAGGTGAAGGGTTGACAGATGCGCAAAAAGACATGCAGTCATTCCTTAAAAAAGTATTGAATTACAGAAAAACAAGTGCTGCTATTCACGATGGGAAAACCATGCACTTTGCGCCATTTATGGGCACGTATGTTTTATTCAGAAGTATTAAAGAGGAAACCGTTGTTGTAATCATTAATAAGAATGAAACACCAATGACCATCGATTTAAAACGGTTTGAAGAAGTAGGATTACATGGTAAGACATTAAAAAATATAATTTCTGGTGAAACTTTCAAGTGGCAAGATAAAATTATCTTAAACGAAAGAGGAAGTCTGTTATTAACCACTAAATTATAA